Proteins from a genomic interval of Oryctolagus cuniculus chromosome 8, mOryCun1.1, whole genome shotgun sequence:
- the LOC127482599 gene encoding corticostatin-3 isoform X1 — MCVVPAAPGGLGQRTAACPSLLIPYSLCLPAMRTLALLAAILLVALQAQAEHISVSIDEVVDQQPAQAEDQDVAIYVKEHESSALEALGAKTGGRCVCRKQLLCSYRERRIGDCKIRGVRFPFCCPR; from the exons ATGTGTGTGGTGCCTGCTGCTCCGGGAGGCCTGGGTCAGAGGActgctgcctgcccctctctgctcATTCCATACAGCCT gtGCCTCCCAGCCATGAGGACCCTTGCTCTGCTTGCTGCCattctcctggtggccctgcaggcccaggctgaGCACATTTCAGTGAGCATCGATGAAGTCGTAGACCAGCAGCccgcacaggcagaggatcaggaCGTGGCCATCTACGTTAAAGAGCATGAGAGCTCCGCTCTTGAAGCTTTAG GTGCAAAGACAGGCGGGCGCTGTGTTTGTAGAAAACAGCTCCTCTGTTCATATCGGGAACGTCGCATCGGGGACTGCAAAATCCGTGGTGTCCGCTTCCCGTTCTGCTGCCCTCGCTGA
- the LOC127482599 gene encoding corticostatin-3 isoform X2: MARAEAVIWTVVTVLLLSTGSRAVRCLPAMRTLALLAAILLVALQAQAEHISVSIDEVVDQQPAQAEDQDVAIYVKEHESSALEALGAKTGGRCVCRKQLLCSYRERRIGDCKIRGVRFPFCCPR, encoded by the exons atggccagggctgaggctgtgATCTGGACAGTAGTGACAGTGCTACTCCTGTCCACAGGATCCAGGGCTGTGAG gtGCCTCCCAGCCATGAGGACCCTTGCTCTGCTTGCTGCCattctcctggtggccctgcaggcccaggctgaGCACATTTCAGTGAGCATCGATGAAGTCGTAGACCAGCAGCccgcacaggcagaggatcaggaCGTGGCCATCTACGTTAAAGAGCATGAGAGCTCCGCTCTTGAAGCTTTAG GTGCAAAGACAGGCGGGCGCTGTGTTTGTAGAAAACAGCTCCTCTGTTCATATCGGGAACGTCGCATCGGGGACTGCAAAATCCGTGGTGTCCGCTTCCCGTTCTGCTGCCCTCGCTGA